ttttATGCATTACTCTTTGCGCTATCTTTcatcatattttgttttgatctTTTTCGTTTTCCCATTCTGCAACAAGGGCAGGAGTGTAGATGTAATTATGTATCTTGACCTTCACtggaatttatttgtaatacgCAATTGTGGATTCTACTCACTTGCTGTCGCTTTTGTTGTACAATTCGACGACTAGATCCAGCATCGATATTTGGCCCAGAAACATTTTCCACATGGTGCCGACCAAGGGATATGGATGATGATAATCAATTCCCTTATCTTTGAAGAAATTATAGTTGGCTGTGGACCATCGATAGACCAATAGCAGTAGCACTAAGAATATCGCAAAGAATTCCAACAGCATTTTTGCCGATTCCAATATATCTATCAATATATCTAAGCGGAAATAATTACAAGGCACGCTCAACGACGATCTGAGCGCACTCAACTTAACTAAATTTTGGCAACAAGAGCATTGAAATATGAAAGCTTTGTTTCGCTGGACAAAAGCTTTAATGTGAAGCTTTTGCAAGCAATGAATCATTTTGTTGCGTACGAACttataaacaaacacaaacaaaaggTGCCCTGTAGTACTGAGCACTAGTTCGTTGCTGGTGAAATATGTAAGTACATATTTACCAGTAGACAACCCTTACTTACAAAGTTGCACCTAGCaatgcattatttaatttccgtttttgtatgaaatgtccGCAAAAAGGGTTAATCGCGACCACCTCGAATACCTACGGACTAGTGAAATATAGCAACTTATTAGGGTATTTAATGTAAGTACTTACATTGGATCCCATGGAACCACCGGTAATTTGGGTACTTACATGGGACCTCAAGGAACGGgtgttaaatattattattattattattaaataagtatcttttaaaatacttaccGATCATAACACCAAAGAAATTGTCTTCTTATTTTACATTATAGATCACTTAATttgctaaaatatttttaaagttttttaatatctcgccatttaatattaaatttgttattgcatCCATCtgtgaacaaaataaatatgatctttaactaaaataaaattgttgtatgtgtttatacatacatagagcTCTCGATTAGCGATGTTGATATCCAAAGTAACCTCAATCAGATCATGAACGGTCTGAATGGGAAATTGGCATGCCAAGTTTTGAATTTCGAAGGCGTACGTTATCGAAAGTCCGATTTCGATTATCTCTACACTAACAAAAGAAGTGGCCACACAATAAACACTTGTGGAGGTGTGCGGTATACTTTGAAGTTGTGGTCACACTGTCGGCACATTGCAACAATTTCCATGGCATCGGACGATATAAACGATCTTTTTGATGATATCTTACTGACTGAGGAGACACACGCACGTTTAGGGTACGAGGAGGGTATCAGAGACGGCTCTACTCAGGGCAATCAGGAGGGCTACCAGCTGGGCTATGCCCAGGGCGTGCAACTAGGCGAGGAATTGGGTGGCATTTACGGACAAGTGGTGGCTCAACAGCAACTGGAGCATACAGAGAAGGTGCAGCGTACGCTGCAGCAATTACGTACGCTAATCGATCAGTTTCCCCGCAACAACGATCCCGAGGCAGACATCATTGGCTCGGTGGAGCTCATACGCAACACACATCGACGGCTTACAGCGTTGCTTGGCACAAAGAAAGGCCGCGGTGCTCAGGAGCTGCCAACGGGGGCTGAGCGCAAGGATCTCAGTTTTTAGTGCTCGACGCAAAATGGAAAGTCGTGTTGTGGGCGAAAGGGAGGTGAAGAGTGCTCTCGAAAGATTGTTGAGTTATCTGGAGCCGCATTGGGATTTTGTCAATTGCCACATGGTCAACTACTTAACTGACAACCACTGGACGCACTTCGTGCCTGAAGCCCTCAGATTGGAGACTTCCActgccaaaaaaataaaccaaattataGAACAACAATTTTGGCATTCTGAACGTGACAATCTGCAATTTCCAGCTTTTGCGAAATTCCTTGCGGCGTGCAAGCGTTTCCGCTTGGAAGGCTGTGAAAATGCAGTGCTGACCAGCGTAGAACAATTGGAACAAGAGTTGTCGGTAGCCATGGAGACACAACTGAGTATTAAGGAATTTATGAGCGCCAAGAAGTGTCATGAGGTAGGTTTCCAATTGATTTCTGATTGCTCAATCTAATTTTATGTTCATTACCAGGTGGAGCAGACTGCGGCGCTGGTGGATAAACTAGTTCAGAGCGTGTCGCAGCCAGCGCAGAAAGCGAGTTGTTGCATTGTAGACGCTGGTGATGGCAAGGGTTACCTCTCGTCTAGATTGGCGCTGCAATATGGACATCGAGTGCTTGGTATTGATTCAAATGAGTCAAATACTGAAAATGCTTTGACACGCAATCGCAAGTTGCAGGTAAGTTGGAGGgaattttctataaaataaatacatatttattttattactttcgaATCTTAATGTTACTAAGTTTTGTGTCGACGTCTTGTACTGAGAATGGCGCCCattgttgctttgttgttgttagtcgCGCATCTCGCCCTCTTCGTCGTCATCCTCCATGCCTTTGATGTAAAGCACATTGTTGCAGCGTATCAGTACTTCACCCAGATTTCCAGTCACCGATCCTTCGATCACTTCTTCCGTGTTCGCCAGCTGCATGTTCATGTATCCATCCACTGACACCAGGAAGCCCTTATATTCTTGTCCCCACTTTAGTTTCACGAGCACCGGTTTGCCAGTGAGTCCATTTAGGAAGGGTTTTGGATTAATTGGCATGCCAGCCGACAtcttgtgtgttttttatatttgttgcaaGGGATTGGAAAGAAATGcaagttttatgttttttttgccGGCTAAAACGTTTTGCGAGTCGGGCAAGCAGAAGTAAGAAGAAGAGTGACACGCAGCTGTAATACAGGGTTGTTCGTATTTAGTATTAGAAAATACGCAATTTTTTAAAGACTTAACCAacacttgtttttaattttgaatcaGCGCGCTTGGAATGGACTAACTGAACGTGCAGAGCTACAGAGCCAAGGCATAATACCACCACGTCGAGGCAAAAAAGCGGCTCAACGTGAAACTAATTCAGTTTCACATTCCTCAATGGAAAATTACAAAACCACAGCTCGGTTCATAACCACAGACATAAACCTGGATGATTTAGTGACTCAACATTTCGACCAGCACTCCAATGGAATATGTTTGACAGGCCTTCACACTTGCGGAAATCTGGCAACAACCTGCTTGCAAGTATTTCATGCTCAGAACTCTTGTCGTATATTGTGTAATATCGGCTGCTGCTATCATTTGTTGCGGGAACGCTACTCACACCAGGAGTTCTTTGGCAACAAAGTAGTGATGGAGCAGCAAACGGAATATGGCTTTCCACTAAGTCGCTATCTTCAGCAGAAACAATTACGCTTGGGTCGCAATGCACGGATGCTTGCTGCTCAATCAATTGAACGTACACTTGCTGCCAAGGAATTACCTAATATAACGCTCTATTATCGCGCACTACTTGAATTACTAGTATGTCGTCATGCACCGCAATTGAAGAACGAATTGCAGGTGGGTAAAGTGCGAAAATTCGGCTCATTCTCCGAATATGTGCAAAAGTGCGCCAAGAAGCTCAATGCACCTTGGTTGGCAGCTGTGGAGGAATCGGAATTGCAAGCATTGCTGAAGGATCACGAACAAGATCGTCAATATCTGGAGCTGTTCTATCTGATTCGGATGTCTTTTGCTCCGGTTCTGGAGAGTGTTATACTTTTGGATCGACTTTTGTATCTAAAGGAGCTAGGCTACGAGCACAGctatttgattgatttgtttGATGCAGTTATATCACCTCGACACTATGCTATTGTTGCTATCAAGCAATAATCAACGCGTTAGTAGAATCTAGATTACAATTGTCACTTTACTGATTACTAATCTAcatgtaaatacattttacgCAATTAAATAGTCATAACACtttgaaaacaaaagtcaaaacACTCGTCTAAAATATACTGTGtgaattatatgtatatttttttaaataaataaacatttcattttttcaagAAACTTTTTCTCAGATTAATTAAGAGTTTTTTTCTATAGATAATTAATTACACCGTTGTTCTAGGTGCACATTGTACCGTAGAGTTTAATTCTAAATCATGAATAcgtatttgttgttataacaattattaaagttagtattttaaaattctgaACATCTTGCTGTTCTCAGatcaattaacaaatttttttgcAGTGTTACATTGTGTAcattgtatttgaaatataattaattttatggtTAGTAAATAAAGTGTAAGTCCGTCACCtatatcttttttatatttttaataactcaAATCTAAGTTGTTATCTCACATAATCTGTTCCATATCCCCTATTCGTGTAAGCTTTTCAAATAATCTTGTTTTTTACATATCAGCTGTAAAGCAGTTCAGGCCTATAAAAGCCTCCGCTCAGTCACAATTAAATGAGTGTTGTGCGAGAAGCGGAAATTGTCGGTCATTCATAAGTTCGCGCGTCAAAATTAGGTCAgttatattacattttcattaatgAATACATATCAAAAGTGAATTAAACAAACTGATCTTTGGATTCAACTTATAACAAAAGAATGTTGACCAGCCTAGAAACTTAAAAACTATCAGTGAAATTCTAGGCCACAATATTACGCAGCCTTTAACATGATCTTAACAGCAATACTTGTTGCGATTGTGGGCGCCTTGAGCGCTATCTACATGTGGTTTCAGCAAAGACACTGCTATTGGAAGCGTAACGGAGTGCCTTATATAGAGCCTACCCCGATTTTGGGTAATACCCTTACAGTGTTTAAGCAGAAGAGCTCCTTTGGCTTGCACATCTCAGAAATATACAATGATCCGCGGATGAAGGATGAAGCTGCCGTTGGCATCTATGTGATAAATCAG
This is a stretch of genomic DNA from Drosophila albomicans strain 15112-1751.03 chromosome 3, ASM965048v2, whole genome shotgun sequence. It encodes these proteins:
- the LOC117569831 gene encoding small nuclear ribonucleoprotein F; the protein is MSAGMPINPKPFLNGLTGKPVLVKLKWGQEYKGFLVSVDGYMNMQLANTEEVIEGSVTGNLGEVLIRCNNVLYIKGMEDDDEEGEMRD
- the LOC117569829 gene encoding probable methyltransferase-like protein 25 yields the protein MESRVVGEREVKSALERLLSYLEPHWDFVNCHMVNYLTDNHWTHFVPEALRLETSTAKKINQIIEQQFWHSERDNLQFPAFAKFLAACKRFRLEGCENAVLTSVEQLEQELSVAMETQLSIKEFMSAKKCHEVEQTAALVDKLVQSVSQPAQKASCCIVDAGDGKGYLSSRLALQYGHRVLGIDSNESNTENALTRNRKLQRAWNGLTERAELQSQGIIPPRRGKKAAQRETNSVSHSSMENYKTTARFITTDINLDDLVTQHFDQHSNGICLTGLHTCGNLATTCLQVFHAQNSCRILCNIGCCYHLLRERYSHQEFFGNKVVMEQQTEYGFPLSRYLQQKQLRLGRNARMLAAQSIERTLAAKELPNITLYYRALLELLVCRHAPQLKNELQVGKVRKFGSFSEYVQKCAKKLNAPWLAAVEESELQALLKDHEQDRQYLELFYLIRMSFAPVLESVILLDRLLYLKELGYEHSYLIDLFDAVISPRHYAIVAIKQ
- the LOC117569830 gene encoding protein LTO1 homolog → MNGLNGKLACQVLNFEGVRYRKSDFDYLYTNKRSGHTINTCGGVRYTLKLWSHCRHIATISMASDDINDLFDDILLTEETHARLGYEEGIRDGSTQGNQEGYQLGYAQGVQLGEELGGIYGQVVAQQQLEHTEKVQRTLQQLRTLIDQFPRNNDPEADIIGSVELIRNTHRRLTALLGTKKGRGAQELPTGAERKDLSF